DNA from Candidatus Omnitrophota bacterium:
AGTCGATTATCAAATCAGCGAAATGGAAAAATCTTCTCCCCTGCAAAAAAGAATCCTTCGCCAATGGCTCGGCGATAAAGATCGTAAATCGGATTGAAACGCAAGCGGCATATGAGGGTGGCAAGGGCAAGGTTGTTTCTGCCCTTGATTTATCCCTCCGGCTTGTGGGCAAAGATCAGCGCCCTCTGGGGATTAGGGTGAAGGCGTTTTTCAACAATGCAACTATCAAAATCCATTGAAACCGGCCGCGAGTTTGAAGAAAAAGCGCCTTGAAGAAAATATGGCTTGATCCATTGGAATCCCTTGCCTCTTTCGGCTAATTTTTATAGGATGAATAGACTCTTCGAATTTATGATTTATGTATTGCGATTGATTATTTGTATTCCAAATAAATATTGAATGATTCATTCGCGAACGAAATGGGGACAATCCAACATCCGTAAGGGAGGACGCAAAATGGCAACGTTGAAAGAAAAATTGGCGGGTAAAATTCCGGCTCTGCGCGAGGAAATGAAGGACCTCGTTTCCAAACACGGAGATAAAGTCGTCTCCGAGGTAACCATCAAACAGGTCTTTGGCGGAATGAGAGGCGTGAAGAGCCTAATTTGCGACACGTCGTTGGTGGAGCCGGATAAAGGCTTGATCATTCGCGGAAGGCCAATCATAGAATTGGACGACAAATGGCCGGAAGAGATTCTTTATCTATTGATGACGGGAGAATTGCCCGATAAAGAATCGTTTGAAGAGTTGAAAAAGGAACTTTCCAGCCGCAGCGAAGTTCCAGGATACGTTTGGGACGTCCTGAAAGCCATGCCGCCGGATTCGCATCCGATGACGATGTTGGATACGGCGATTCTCGTGATGCAGCGGGAATCGCTTTACGCCGCCCGTTACGCCGACGGGATGAAGAAAGAGGAATATTGGGAGCCGACGCTGGACGATTTCTTGAATTTGATCGCTCGCTTGCCCGCCATCGCCGGATACGTCTATCGGTTGCGGTTCAACAAAGGACCCCGCATCGAGACCGATCCCAATTTGGATATGGGCGCCAATTACGTCAAAGCGCTGGGACTGGAAGATCCCAATGGGGAATTCACTCAGCTGATGCGGCTCTACCTGACGCTGCATTGCGATCATGAAGGCGGCAATGTCAGCGCGTTTACGGCGTTCGTCGTCGGTTCCGCGCTTTCGGATCCCTATTACGCCGTGTCGGCGGGATTGAACGGTCTGGCGGGACCGCTGCACGGACTAGCCAACCAGGAATGCCTGCGTTGGGTTATCATGATTAAAGACAAATTCGGCGGCGTGCCTTCGGAAGATCAAATGCGCGATTTCACGTGGGAGACGCTCAACAGTGGGCAAGTTATTCCGGGATATGGCCATGCCGTGCTGCGCGCCACCGATCCGCGCTACACCTCGTTCTTGAAGTTCGGCAAGAAGCATTGCCAGGACGATCCCATCTTCCAGATCGTCGAACGGCTATTCAACGTAGTTCCGACGGTTCTGAAGCAGATCGAAAAAATCAGCAATCCCTGGCCCAACGTCGACGCGGGTTCTGGTTCGCTGCTTTATCATTACGGTCTCATGGAATTTTCCTATTACACGGTTCTATTCGCCGTCTCCCGCACGCTGGGCTTCGCTTCGCAGCTGACGCTGGCCCGCGCGCTGGGACTGCCGATCGTGCGGCCCAAATCCGTCACCACGGAATGGCTCAAATCGCAAATCGGTTAAGGCAAATTTCTTCGTATTCTCATTGGATAAAAAGCAAAGGGCGGCGCGAGAGCCGCCCTTCGTTTTGAATAACGATAAGAAGATACTAACAACTAACTATTCTACCCTTCATTGTTTTTCTATATGAATAGAGCCAGCGTCTCGCCAGCCTTATAGTTACAAGCGGGACGCCTGTTTTACCCAATATTAACAAGTCGTACTGATGTCATTTTGGATTGGAACGCGGCTCGTCCGGCAGGAGGTTGGCGCGGGGTAACTGCTTTCCGTGCCGAAAACCGACAACGTAGACGAGTTGCCGATCGTCATCGATTGTGAACAGAATCGCATAATCGCCGTAGTCCAATTGGCGGATTTCGTAGGAACGATAGTTGTTCTCTGGCGCCAAACGGCAACGTTTGGGCAATTTTTCCAATGAATCAATTGCGTCCCACAGACCTTCCAGCCATCGTTTTGCGTTCAGTAATGCCTTTTGTTCGAACGCGATGTAGTGGACATGAGAACGGATTGCTTCATATGCTTGGTCTGTCACCTCAACGCGATGCCACAATCCCGTCATCGGTCAAGTTGAATCCCGATTTCACGGGCGATATCCTTAATTGCTTCGCGCATCGGTCGAGTGCGGCCCGCAAGGATTTCTTCCCTACTCTTATCAATCATCGCCAGGTTCGCGAGCAGTTCTTCTGCCTCGGTTAACCGGTCGTATCGTTCGGGACTCACAATATATCCATCAACCCTGCCGTGGTTAGTCACCATCACAGGCCGGCCAGTCTCTTTGGCTTGGTCGAACTTTTCTCGCAGATGGTCGCGCGCGTCGGTGAACGTGGTTACATCGCTGCTTCGCATGTGCAATTCCCTGTTTTAATTCTGTCCATGATTCTGTACATAAAATTATTGGCCGGTTCTGAAAAAAGTCAAGTTGCGTAAGGTAGGCTCAAAGCGAAGGGTAGCCATCCTTATTCTCCCCGTCTCAAAGTCTCAAAGACCCAGCGCGTTCAAATAAAGCTCGCCGGAAAAGACGATTTCCGCTCCACCTTGCAGCAGGAGTCTCCCATTGGCGGCGGTTACGGTAAGTTGTTCGCCGCCGGTAGTCGTAACGATGACGCTTTCGTCCGTCAATCCGAGAGCGCGTGAGATGAAGGCGGCGGCGCAGGCGCCAGTGCCGCAGGCGTACGTTTCCGCTTCGACTCCTCGCTCGTAGGTGCGCAATAGCAGGTGGTTTTTATCCTTGACCTGGACGAAATTGG
Protein-coding regions in this window:
- a CDS encoding type II toxin-antitoxin system Phd/YefM family antitoxin yields the protein MRSSDVTTFTDARDHLREKFDQAKETGRPVMVTNHGRVDGYIVSPERYDRLTEAEELLANLAMIDKSREEILAGRTRPMREAIKDIAREIGIQLDR
- a CDS encoding citrate (Si)-synthase; the encoded protein is MATLKEKLAGKIPALREEMKDLVSKHGDKVVSEVTIKQVFGGMRGVKSLICDTSLVEPDKGLIIRGRPIIELDDKWPEEILYLLMTGELPDKESFEELKKELSSRSEVPGYVWDVLKAMPPDSHPMTMLDTAILVMQRESLYAARYADGMKKEEYWEPTLDDFLNLIARLPAIAGYVYRLRFNKGPRIETDPNLDMGANYVKALGLEDPNGEFTQLMRLYLTLHCDHEGGNVSAFTAFVVGSALSDPYYAVSAGLNGLAGPLHGLANQECLRWVIMIKDKFGGVPSEDQMRDFTWETLNSGQVIPGYGHAVLRATDPRYTSFLKFGKKHCQDDPIFQIVERLFNVVPTVLKQIEKISNPWPNVDAGSGSLLYHYGLMEFSYYTVLFAVSRTLGFASQLTLARALGLPIVRPKSVTTEWLKSQIG
- a CDS encoding type II toxin-antitoxin system RelE/ParE family toxin, which gives rise to MTGLWHRVEVTDQAYEAIRSHVHYIAFEQKALLNAKRWLEGLWDAIDSLEKLPKRCRLAPENNYRSYEIRQLDYGDYAILFTIDDDRQLVYVVGFRHGKQLPRANLLPDEPRSNPK